The genomic segment GCGGCACACCGGGCCGGCGGAACCGGGCCGGTGTGCCACTGCGGGGGTCAGGCGCGGCGGGCGTAGGCGCGCAGGGCCAGGGGCACGAAGACGATCAGCAGGCCGGCCATCCAGGCCAGGGTGAGCAGCAGGTGGTGGGCCACCGGGCCGCCGATCAGCAGGCCGCGGATCGAGGCGACCAGCGGCGTGATCGGGTTGACGTGGACGAAGGCCTGCAGCCAGCCGGGCAGCGTGTCGGTGCCGACGAAGACGTTGCTGCCGAAGCCGAGCGGGAAGACCAGCAGGAACATCACGCCTTGGACGGCTCCCGACGTACGGACGATCATGCCCACCCAGACCGAGATCCAGCAGAAGCACAGGCCGAAACCGACGGCCAGGGCGACCGCGGCCACGGCGGGCACGAAGCCGGTTTCGACGCGGAAGCCCATCACGTAGCCGAAGCCCAGCATGACCGCGCACACGGTCAGGTAGCGCACGATGTCGGCCGCGACCGCGCCCACCAGCGGGGCCGAGCGGGACACCGGCAGGGAGCGGAACCGGTCGAACACGCCTTTCTCGATGTCGGCGTTGAGGTTCTGGCCGAGCGCGATGCCGCCCATCGCCAGTGACTGCGCGAGCAGGCCGGGCAGCAGGAACTGCAGGTAGGCCCCGCGGTTGCCGCCGGCCAGGGCGCCACCGAACAGGTACGTGAAGAGCAGCAGGAAGATGACCGGCTGCAGGGTGACGTCGATCAGGGCTTCGGGCGTACGGATGGTCTTGATCAGGCTGCGCCGGGCCAGGGCCACGCTGTGGCGCACGAGGGCGGCCAGCGCGCCGCCGCGGGGCTTGTCGATGTCGCCGGTGATGGTGCGAACGGGCACGTCGAGGGTGGTCATACGAGCTCACCTTCCTTGGCGGTGGAGCCGGCCGGGGTGCCCTCGGTCAGCGAGTGGAAGACCTCGTCGAGGCTGGGCAGGTGCAGGCCGAGGTCGACGACTTCGACCCCGGCTTGACGCAGCGCGGGCACGACCACGTCGAGGGCCAGGTCGTCCTTGACCGGCACGCTGACCGCGCCGGGGCGGGCGCCGGCGGCCGTGTCGGCGGACGCGGTGGTGCCGGGTGCGGCCACGGCGTCGAGGATCCGCAGCGCGTCGGGCACGCGGGCCGGGTCGGCCGGGCGTACGCGCAGGGTCAGCCCACCCACGCGCCGTTTGAGGCCGTCGGAGTTGTCGTGCGCGATGACCCGGCCGTGGTTGACGACCACGATCTCGTCGGCCAGCGCGTCCGCCTCCTCCAGGTACTGGGTCGTGAGCAGCACGCTCGCGCCCTGCGCGACCTGGTCGCGTACGACGCCCCACATGTCTTCGCGCTTGGCCGGGTCGAGACCGGTGGTCGGCTCGTCGAGGAAGATCACCTCGGGGTGGCCGACCAGGCTCGCTGCCAGGTCGAGCCGGCGGCGCATGCCACCGGAGTACGTCTTGGCGGGCCGTCCCGCCGCCTCGGCCAGGTCGAACCATTCGAGCAGTTCGGCCGCACGCTTGCGCGCGTCCCTGGCCGGCAGGTCGAGCAGCCGGCCGATCAGCACCAGGTTCTGGGTGCCGGTGAGGTCCTCGTCGACGCTGGCGTACTGCCCGGTCAGGCCGATCCGCCGGCGCACCCGCGCCGGCTGTTTGAGCACGTCGATGCCGGCCACCTCGGCGTAGCCCTCATCGGGCCGCAGCAAGGTGGCCAGGACGCGTACGGCTGTGGTTTTGCCGGCGCCGTTCGGGCCGAGCACACCCAGCACCGTTCCGCGCCGCATCGCCAGGTCCACCCCGTCGAGCGCCTGCGTCCGGCCGAATCGCTTGCGCAGCCCCTCCGCGCGCACCACGAGATCGCTCATGATGGTTCCGTCCCCTCCGTCGCGGGCAGCGCAGTGTGACGGCTGCCCTCGGCGCAAAGACTCGCGCCTGGCGCTGACAGCGCACGCACATGGCGCTGACACGGCCTGACACGGCGCTGTTCTCGCAGCTAACGGCGGCGGTGTGAGCCCTTGCGGGGTTTCGCCGTCCACATCACGAGCGCGCCGATCAGCAGCACGATGGGCAGCGCGGCCACCCACAGCAGCGGCGAGACCGGCTCGTCGGCGGGCTCGTTCGCCCGTGACCCGGCCCGGCGGGCCGGTGCCGGCGCCGCCTCGGCGGGCTTGGTGGACGGTTTGGCCGCGGCGGCGCGCAGGTCGGCGCCGATCACCGACAGGATCCAGGGGGCGACCGCGTCGACCCGGGCCGAGGTGTCGGCGCCGGTGTGCGGGCAGTCGGGGCCGCGGCTGACCACCCCGATGACGGTGGGGGCGCCGGTCGGGCCGCCGGTGAAGTAGGGCCCGCCGGAGTCGTGCTCGCAGGCGCTGGTGTCGTCGCGCGGGGCCTCGCCGATGACGCCCATCTCGAGCTTCGACGTCGACGTGATCTTGAACTGGCCGGTCTGCAGGCGCAGGGTCGTCTGCTTGGCCTTGCCGTCGGTCAGGCCGAAACCGACGAGCCGCACCACTTGGCCCTTGACGGGTTTCTTCCGGTTGAGCCGCATCAGCGGGATGCCTGTGACGGGCCGGTCGAGGCGGGCCAGCGCGATGTCGGCGTCCCCGTGCTGACGCACCTCGACGACATTCGCGCTGAAACCCGCCGTACCGGATAGGTCCGCTCTTCCGATCGTGGCGACCGTGCGGTCCGCGACCGGGCGCGACACCCGGCGATCGTTCTCGTCCTTGAAGCAGTGGCCCGCGGTGAGCACCCAGCGGGGCGAGATGAGCCCGCCCGAGCAGGAACTGTTCCGCTTGCCGCCGTCCTTGGTGGGGATGCCGATGTCGGTCAGCTTCACCGCGAACTCGTACTGTCCGTCGGCGACGTCCTCACCGTTGGCGATCGCGTGGGCCGGCGTGCCCCACGCCCCGGCGCCCACCGCGGCCACCAGCGCGACGACGACCCTCGACAGCGATCTCATCGGCGACTTCATCGTTGACGAGGGTAGTCACAAACCGCAAATTACGGACCGCGCTGATCCTGTCGCGCGGGGTCAGGAGCGGATCCACTCCAGCAGGTCGGCGTTGATGGTGTCGGCCTGGGTGGTGGGCATGCCGTGCGGGAAACCGGCGTACGTCTTGAGCGTGCCGTTCTTCAGCAGGGCCGCCGAAAGCGGAGCCGAGTCGGCATACGGGACGATCTGGTCGTCGTCGCCGTGCATGACCAGAACCGGGACCGTGATCTTCTTGAGGTCCTCGGTGAAGTCGGTCTGGCTGAACGCGACGATGCCGTCGTAGTGAGCCTTCGCGCCGCCCATCATGCCCTGCCGCCACCAGTTCTCGATGATGGCCTCGGACGACTCGACACCGTCGCGGTTGAAGCCGTAGAACGGGCCGGACGGCAGCGCCCGGTAGAACTCCGACCGGTTCGCCGCCAGCTGCGCCTGCAGGTCGTCGAAGACGCTCTTGGGCAGGCCGCCCGGGTTGCTCTCGGTCTGCACCATCAGCGGTGGCACCGCGCTGATCAGCACGCCCCGCGCCACCCGGCTCTCACCGTGCCGGGCGATGTAGTGCGCGACCTCGCCGCCACCGGTCGAATGCCCGACGTGAATCGCGTCGTGCAGGTCGAGATGCGCGGTCAGCGCGGCCAGGTCGTCGGCGTAGTGGTCCATGTCGTGACCGTCGCTGACCTGGGTGGACCGCCCGTGCCCCCGGCGGTCGTGCGCGATGACCCGGTAGCCGTTCTGCACGAAGAACAGCAGCTGCGCGTCCCAGTCGTCGGCCGACAGCGGCCACCCGTGACTGAAGACGATGGGCTGCCCGCTCCCCCAGTCCTTGTAGAAGATCTCGACGCCGTCGTTCGTCGTCACGTAAGGCATATGGGACTCCCCCTCGCGGTTGGTGCTTTGCCACCTCAAGCTATGCCGGGAGCGTGCCCACAGACCAGAACACGTGATGAACAACTACTTCCCCGTACGCCGGTCAGCGGCCGCGGCGCGCCACGAAGCCCGACTCGTACGCGAGCACCACCGCCTGCACCCGGTCGCGCAGGGAAAGCTTGGTCAGGATGCGGGCGACGTGCGTCTTGACCGTCGTCTCGGCCACCACCAGTTCGGCCGCGATCTCCGCGTTGGACAACCCCCGCGACATGGCCCGCAGCACATCGCGCTCGCGGTCGGTCAGCGCCGCCAGTTCGGGCGGTGGCCCCGCAGGCGCGGCCGGGGCGGCGAACCGCTCGACCAGCCGGCGCGTGATGGACGGCTCGATCAGCGAATCGCCCGTGGTCGCCGCGCGCACCGCGGCGATCAGCCGGCTGGACGGTGCGTCCTTGAGCAGGAAGCCGGCCGCCCCCGCGCGCACCGCCCGGTAGACGTACTCGTTCTGGTCGAAGGTGGTCAGCACGACGACCGTGGGCGGGTCGGGCCGGCGCAGGATCTCCTCCGTGGCGCCCAGGCCGTCGAGCTCGGGCATGCGGATGTCCATCAGCACCACGTCGGGCTCCGCGAGCTGGGCCTGCCGGACCGCCTCGGTGCCGGTACCGGCCTCGGCCACCACTGTGATGTCACCTTCGGCTTCCAGGATGACGCGGAACCCCGTACGGACCAGGGTCTGGTCGTCGGCTATCAGCACCCGGATCACACCTGCGATTGTGCCGAACCGGCGGGCGCCGACGGGTCATCCCTGCGGAGGATGCCGTCCGCCGACTTCGTCCTCGAGGCCGACGAAGGCTACCCCCGCCGATCCCTAGCGTTCGGGAAAACGACGAGGGAGCAAGCGATGAAGAAGACCGACTGGATACTGGCGACACTGCTCACCGCGGCCGGCGCGCTGCTCATGGCCGGCAACGTCAACGGGCTCGACGAGGAGTCCCTGGCCCATCCGACGGAGAGCCGATCGTAGTTCATGCTGCCGGTGTTCCTGCTGGCCACCGCGCCGATCCTGGGGCGGCGGCGGAACGTCCTGGCCGTCGTCGGAGCGTCGGTGGCCGCGATGGCGGTCCACCTGGTGGCGTTCGGCTGGGTCACCCGGTGCGGCGTCGGGCTGCCGTTGGCGTTCGCCCTGTCGTACGCGGTGGCGCGCTTCGCCGGGAATCGGCGGAACCAGGCGATCGGGTCGGCCGGGGTGGCCGCGCTGATCCTGCTCGTGCTGGCGCAGGACACGTCGATCGGTGGGCTGCCGGGCGGCCTGGAGATAGCCCTGCCGGGCGCCGCACTGTTCTACGGCATCGGGTTCTACGTGCAGAAACGGGCCGATCGACGGGTTGCCAACGCGCCGGTGCCTGCGGTGGCCTGAAACCATGAAGGCCGTCGACTGGTTGGTCGCGGGCGTGCTGACCGCGCTCGGTGTCGTGCTCATGGGCTACGGAGTCACGACCGACGACGCGGCGTTCGCCCGCGAGGTGGCGGCCGGTGCGGCGGTCCACACGCTCGACTCGCACTCGGTGTGGATGGTCCCGTTGTTCGCCGCCGCCACGGTCCCGATGCTGTGGTGGCGGCGCAGCGTGCTGGTCGTCAGCGTGATCGCGCTGGCCGTGATGGTGCTGCACGACCTGCTGTTCGGCTGGGTGACCCGGTGCGGCGCGGGGCTGCCCCTGGCGTTCGTGCTCACGTTCCTCGGTGCGCTTTCCCACCCCCGTACGAAGGCCTGGTTCGTCTTGGCCGTCACCGTGCTGCTGTGTTACGCCGTCCTGGTGGTCGACGCGTCGGCCGGGCCCGGCACCATGGTCCTGGCCGTGCCGGTGGCGCTGCTCGTGTTCGGTGTGGGCCGGGCGGCCCGGCACCGCAGCGCGCTCAACCGGGAGTTGCAGCGCCGCGACGAGGAGCTGCGGCAGTTGCGCGACGAGCGGGCCGCGCTGGTGGTGGCCGACGACCGGGCCCGGTTGTCGCGGCAGTTCGACGGGCTGCTGCAGGAACGGCTCGACCGCATCGGCCGGGCCGCCGAGTCGGCCGGCGGTCTGGAACCGGCCCGCAGCCGGGAACTGCTCGAGCAGATCGAGGCGGACAGCCGGCAAACCATGGACGACATGCGCGAAGCGGTGGGCCTGCTGCGGGGCGGCGAAGCCGACCTCACCCCCTCGCCGACGTTCGCCCACCTGGAGGCGCTGCTGGCCGCGGATGCCCGCCTGACGGTCACCGGGGATCCGCGGGCGCTGCCGGCCACGGTGGAGTTGTCGGCCTTCCGGATCGTCGAATCCCTGGCCGGGGCGTTGCACGGTCTCGACGTGGCGATCCGGTTCTCCGACGAGGCGCTGCAGATCCGGGTGAACGGCGCCGCCGGCCGGGGCGGGAAGGTCCGCGCGGCGGTGACACGGGCGCGGGAACGGGCCCGGCTGCTCGGCGGCTCGGTCGACGTGAAGGTGGCCCGCGGCCGGGTGCTGGTCGTGGCCCAACTGCCGGTGCTGAGCTGAATGCCGGAGAAGGCGGCGATCGCGGTCCTGGTGACCGGGGTGGTCGTGGTGCCGACGGCGATCGCGGGGCGCTGGAGCCCGCTGACCGTGCTGCTGGTCGCGGCAGGCCTCACCCTGCTCGGATGGCGTGAACGGCCGCGGCTGGTCACGGCGGCCGGGGGCACGCTGTGGCTGGCCGGGGCGCTGGTGGCCGGTGACCGCTGGTTCCCCGATCCGGCGCTGGTCATCATGGCGATGCTGGCCGGGGTGGCGGCGCTGGCGTTCGGTGGGCGGGCGGCCTGGGCGGCGGGCGCGGGCCTGGTGGCGTACCTCGGGCTGCTCTGGTCGATCGTGGACTCGTCGTGGGTGGCGCTGGCCATGTTCAGCGTGCCGGCCTTCGTGGCGGGCACCGTGTTGCGTCTGCGCCGGGAAGCCGCGCGGCAGCTCGCCGAGCGCGGGCGCGAGCTGGAACAGGAACGGGAACTGTTCGCCGAACTGGCCCTGCGGCACGAACGCACGCGGATCGCGGCCGAACTGCACGACATCGTCGGCCACGCGATCAGCGTCATGATCATTCAGGCCGCGGCCGGGCAACGGCTCGTCGGGCGCGACCCCGAACGGGCGGCCGCGGCGTTCGACGCGATCGCCGCATCGGCCCGGCAAGGACGAGCCGACCTGCAACGCCTGATCGACCTGCTCGGCGGCACCGAGGTGGGTGCACCCGACCTGTCGCTGATCGAGGAAGTGGTGACCCGGGCGGCCCGCCACGGGCTCGACGTGACGTGCCGCTTCGAGGGCGCCCGGGACGGGGTGGCGGCGCCGGTTGCGCACATCGCCTTCCGGGTGGTGCAGGAAGGGCTGACCAACGCGTTGCGGCACGCGCCCGGGACCGCGGTCCGTGTCGTTGTCACGGGGGTGGAGCGGGGGTTGGCCGTACGGGTGGAGAACGGGGCGCCGGGGCGCGAACCGTTGGAGCTCGGGGGTGGTGGGCGGGGACTGTCCGGGCTGCGGGAACGGGTGCTGGAGGTGGGGGGCAGCTTTTCGGCGGGGCCGGTGGCGGGCGGGGGCTGGGTGGTGGAGGCGGCGTTCCGGGGATAGGGGGCGGCACTACCATGCGCGCATGAGCAGACCCGCGGGGATCGCGTTCGCAGCCGGCTTGGGGGCGTTGGCCGGGGCCGCGCTGGCGAGGCGGCGCCGGGTGGCCGGGGCGTTGGGCGGGGCGGCCGTGCTGGCGGCGGTCGAGGGGGTGGCCCGGGCGCGCCCGCGCCCCGGCGAGGTGCCGCCCTGGTGGTCGCGGGTGGTCATGAGCGGCGCGGTGGCGGCGCAGACCGGGTGGGTGACCAAGGCCGGGCCGCTGCCGGTGGGTCTGGTGGCGGGCGCGGCGGCCGGCGCGATCGGTCTGCGGCCGCAGAAGGTGGCGCTCGGCCCGGTGGTCGGGGCGGTTGCCGGCGCGGCCTGGCGGGCGCGGCGGGACGCCAACCCGGCCGCGGTGGCGGCGACGGCCGTGGTCGGTTTCCGGGTGTTGTCGGCGCTGTTGTTCCGTGACGCGCAGATCGATCTGCTGGCCGAGCGGGTCGCGGCCGCGGAGTTGCCGTTCGTCGTGCCGCTCGAGGCCCGTACGGGCTATGTCGGCACCGGCTACGTGCGCGGGCTGGCCGAGGTGCTGGGCGGGAAGTATCAGGCCGACGCGGCGGACGTGGGGATCGTGGCCTCGCTCGACGACCTGGCGGGCCCGCAGTTCGCGCCCGGCCGGGTCGATCCGCTGGTGCGTGAGTTCTACGAGCACACCACCCGGTTCCAGCTCGACATCGTGCCCGAGTGGAAGCTCTGGGTGCGGCCGGGTTATCTGCTGTACCGCACGCTCGTGGCGCGGCCGCTGGGGCAGGCCAACGTGCCGATGAATCAGCGGGAGACGCTGCGCGGGGTGCGCAGCCGCATCGACACGATCACCCCGGACGGCGCGGACCTGATCGGCGTACGGGGGTGGATCCGGTCCTTCGCCGACACCGACGAGCCGATCTATGTGGGCATCTACACGACCTACCGGCACGAGGACCGGGGCTTCGTCAGTGTCGGGTTCCCGGTGCCGCAGGGCAGTTTCACGGCCACCCTGCTGCCGTTGCCCCGCCCGGGTGGCGGGCTCGTGCTGACCAGCCGCAGCGAGCTCGCCCACCCGGGCCACTACCTGACCTTCATCGACCCGGGGAGCCGCGAGCTCACCACTCTCGCCGTGCACGGGTTCGCCGAACAGCTCGACGTCTTCGTGGAGAGTCAGGAGCTCCGGGCCGAGCATTCCTTTTCCCTGTACGGGATGCCGTTCCTCACGCTGCACTACACGATCCGCCGCAAACAGTGAGGCCGGAAGCGACTACTGACCGAAGGCGACCTCGGCCGGGGCGACGCGGGGGCCGACCCGCCAGGCGTAGGCCACCACCCCGGCGACGAACAGCACGATCGCGGTGACCGCGGCGGTCTCGCTGCCGGCCGGCTGGATCAGCAGGAACGGCGCTTCCTTCCAGCCCGGCTCGGACAGGCCGCCGAGCAGGATCTGCAGGACGGCCCAGCACAACGGCAGCTGCCAGGACACCCGGATGCCGAAGAGGGCGACACCCAGGGCGATCAGCCCGGTCAGCGCGGCCACGTTGCGCAGCACCGTGCCCGGCGGGCCGAACCAGGCGCCGGTGGCCGCGCTGGCCAGCAGCGGCACCGACGTCAGGGCGGCGAAGGCGATCACGTGCAGGGCCCGCCGCGGCGGCCAGTTCAGGGCGGCGCCCGACTCCAGCGAGTCGTCGTCGCCGGCCATCGTCGGGATCAGCGGGGCCAGGGCCAGCAGGACGGTCATCAACGCCAGGCTCTCGTTGATGTCGCGCCGGTCGGTGAACAAACCCCAGCCGCCCCACACCAGCACGACCGCGCCCACCGACACCAGCAGTGCCAGCGGCAGGCGCCGGGACCGCACGTACAGGGTGAGCCAGCGCATCACGCGGACGCCTTGCCGGTGAGGATGGCCACCTGATCGGTGTCGCCGCAGCTCAGCGCGGCGTCGCGCATCGCCGCAACCCGGCGGATCTGCTCCTTCTCGGGCGCGGCGCGCAGGGCGGCCAGGACCTCCTTCATCTGCTGCTGCATGTCGGGGTAGCGGTCGCTGCCGTCGTCGACGCCGGTGAGCTCGTCGGTGCCCATCAGCCAGGCCCCGGCCGCGTGCCCGGCGACGACGTCCCAGCCCTGCTGGCACCCGTTCCAGTAGGTGCCCGCGCCGACGACGATGTTCTCGACCAGCTGCTCGCTGATCTTGTTGTCGTCCAGCACCAGGTCGAAGTTGAGCGTGCCGGGCTCGGGCCGGGTCGTGCCGCCGTTCATCCAGTTGGCGTCCTCGAAGCCGTAGACCTCGTCGGCGCGCCACTCGGCGGCCTTGGTCGGGGCGCCGGGCAGCTTCGCGAGCAGCTTCATCGCCTTGCGGACCTGGGGTGCGGCGTCGTCCAGGACGTACGCGTGGACCGCGGTCACACACACCTGCGGGGCGCCGTCGGCGCACACCAGCTTCTGCGCGCCGGCGTCGATACGGTAGTGGTCGGTCTGCTTCGTGCCCGGCACCACGGCGGCGCCGGCGAAGGCGACTGCCATGACCGCCACGGCGGCCACCCGGGGCAGCCAGCTGCGGCCCGTGGCGAGCAGATAGCCGCCGCCGGCCAGGCCCAGCCCGAGCAGCGTCCAGCCGATCAGGGTCCGGGGCGTGATGGTCTCCCAGTCGTAGCTCGGCGGCTGGCTGAACAGTGACAGGTTGCGCAGCGCCGACGTCCCGCCGGGCCCGCCCACCTCGGACAGGCCGATCTGCGCGACCAGCGCGAGCACCGCGACCAGGGGCGGCACCAGCGGGGAGGCCCACGCCCGGCCGGCCGCCAGGCCCAGCCAGACGCCGCCGATCAGCGCGAGGGTGCCGGTCAGCGGCCACAGCAGCGCCGTCAGGCCGACGTAGCTGCCCGTCATCGCGGGCATGAGCCCGGCCACGGCGAAGACCACCAGGTGGGTGAGACCGGCCGCGAGACCGACGGCGAGCAGTCCGGGCAGCAGCCGCTGGGCCTTGGGCCGCCCGGTGCTGGCGATCAGCTCGTCGGCGTGGGTGCGCTTCTCGCGCCGTCCGAGCACCGCGCCCCCGGCCAGGGCCAGCGGGAGCAGCAGGAACAACGATGTCCCGTGCAGGTAGGAGAACCGGATCCAGGTGGCGGTCCAGTCGTTGCCGGACAGCAGCAGACCGGCCAGGCTGGCCGCGATCAGCAGCAGCACCAGGGTCAGCGCGTTGGAGCGGCGCAGCTCGATGGCGATCATCCGCTTCATGCCGCGCTCCGGTGGCCGGCCAGGATGGTGCTGTAACCGCGCTCGGCCGGGCTGTCGCCGACGCCGCCGTGCTCGCCGAGGCTGATCAGCTCGGCCGGCACGCCCTGCCAGACGAGCTTGCCCAGGTTGACCATGACCACGTCGGAGCAGGCCGCGACCACGTCCTCGACGAGGTGGGTCGAGACGAGCACGCAGCTGTCGGTGCCGAGGTCGCGCAGCAGCGTGCGGAACTCGACGCGCTGCTCGGGGTCGAGCCCGACAGTAGGTTCGTCCAGCAGCAGCACGTCGGGGCTGTTGACGATGGCCTGGGCCACGCCGACGCGGCGCAGCATGCCGCCGGACAGCGTCTTGAGCCGCGAGTCGGCCCGGTCGGCCAGCCCGACCCGCTCGATCACCCGCTGCACGGCCTCGGGGATGCCGGCCTTGGGCATCTCGCGCAGCCAGGCCACGTATTCAACGTATTCGCGCACGGTGAACCGCGGGTAGAAGCCGAAATGCTGGGGCAGGTAGCCGAGCCGGGCCCGCAGCGAGCGCAGCGCCCGGCCGTCGGTGGCGTCCTCGCCGAGCAGCCGCAGCCGGCCGCCGGACGGGCGCTCGACGGTCGAGAGCGCGCGCATCAGCGTGGTCTTGCCGGCGCCGTTCGGGCCGAGCAGGCCGTGCACGCCGACGCCGAGCTTGAGGTCGAGCCCGTCGACGGCCAGGTGCTTGCCGGCCTTGACGCTCAACCGGTCGGCCTCGATGGGCCAGGCGTTGGTCGACGGACGCAACTCCGTCGCACTCACCATGCGTACCACTGTTTCCTCCAGTTATCGGGGGTTGGCGTGCCGGTAGTCGCCGGCGCGCCAGACTGCGAGAACGGTGCCGGCGAGGGCGGCCACGGCCCATCCGGGGGCGCTGGCCGGCTCGATCAGGACCGGGATGTCGGCGGTGATGACGGCGGGGGTCACGACGGCCAGGAACCAGGCGCCGCCCAGGATCGCGGCCGCCCGCACCACCCCGATCCGGCCGCCCAGCAGCAACGTGGCCGCGGTGAAGGTCAGGGCGGGCAGCAACCACAGCGCCGGTGACATGCCCAGCCGCCACCCGGCCAGGGCCAGCGGCGGGAGCACGACCGCGAGGATCACCGTGGTGCGCCGCAGCATCAGTTCCAGGCCCGCCCGGGCGGTGCCGGCCACGATCTCCCAGCCCGGGTCGCGGCGCCGGGACCAGGCGACGGCCATGCCCGCGAGCGGGGCGATCGGCGCCAGCAGCAGCACCAGCGACGGCCGCTGCGGGAACGTGCGGTCGAGGAAGAAGGCGGCAGCCACCGCGACCGCGATGGTCGCCAGCCACGGAACGAGCTCCCACATGGCCCAGCGGTGCGCGAAGTGACGCCAGGCGCGTCGCCGGACCGGCTCGGGTCCGGTACGCACCCCCCTGTCGATCATCACTTGCACGTCGTCGAGCAGGGTGGTCAGCGCGGGCGGGGCCGCCGCGGCCAGCCGGGCGCGGCAGTCGCCGCAGTTCTCCAGGTGCACCTCGATCGTCCAGACCGCGGTGTCGTCCAGGGCCGGGTCCCCGGCGGTGTAGGCGGCCAGCGAGGCGGCCGGGATGTGCTTGCTCACGACAGGGCCTCCTTCAAGGTGGTCCGGGCGCGCCGGGCCCTGCTCTTCACGGTTCCCTCGGGCAGGCCGAGGAGGATCGAGGTCTCCCGTACGGTCAGGCCGTCCAGCACCATCGCGTGCAGCACCTCGCGCAGTTCGGGGGCGAGGCGGGCCAGGGCGGCGCCGACCTCGTCGCCGATCGAGCCGGCGAGCGCCTCGTCCTCCGCGGCGGGCGTGCTGCGTACGGGAAGCTCCTCGGCCGGGGTCTCCGGGTGACGGGCCCGTTTGCGCATGGCGTCGACGAGGCGGCGGGCCGCGATGGTCCAGAGCCAGCCGGCCGCGCTGCCCCCGCCCTGCACCCCGGCGAACGAGCCGGCGGCCCGCCACACCGCCAGGTACGTGTCCTGCATGACCTCGGCCACCATGCCGTCGTCGGCGCAGCGCCGCCGCAGCCGTACGGCGAGCCAGGGCGACGTGCGCCGGTACAGCTCGTCGAACGCGGCCCGATCGGCCCGCGCGACGCGCCGCAGCAGATGCTCCTCGTCCAGCTCGGTCACTCTCACATCCGGTCAGACGACGGGGACCACCGCCACGGATCACGAGATCATGTGACGCCGGTCACACGTACGAACGTGTCCGGTCGTGTTGCCTTCTGTTGACATCACATATTTCGATGCCTCAATGTGGTCGCAACGCGCTGTTGATCGAAAGGAAACACACTCGATGCCGCGATCGCTCGTGCGACCACTTCTCCTGGCCCTCGCCCTGATAGCTTCCGTCCTCGCGGTTCCCGCCTCCGCCCAGGCCGCCGTGACCGTCAACGGCCTCAAGGGCGAGTACTTCCGGATGTCGGCGCCCGGCGCCCGCGACTTCGCGGAGCTCGGCGGCACCGTGCTCGACCCCAACATCGACCTGCCCGGCCTGGCCGGATCGTTCGAGTCGCTGACCGGCCGCACCGAGCACACGACCGCCCGCTGGACGGGCAAGCTGACCGCCCCGGCCACCGGCGACTACACGTTCTCGATGATCGGCGACAACGGGTTCCGCTTCTACCTCGACGACCAGCCGGTGATCGACCACTGGGTCGGCGACTGGGACGTCGAGCAGACCAGCGCCCCCGTGCGGCTGGTGGCCGGCGAGGCCCACGCCGTACGGATCGAGATGTTCCAGGACGTCGGCGGCGCGAACCTCTTCCTGCGGTGGGCGGGAGCCGGCATCGCCAAGCAGATCGTGCCCGAGTCCGCGTTCACCCCGCCGGACGGCTTCCAGGTCTTCCCGGTCGCCTTCACTGTCGACAAGAGCGGCACGAAGCTGACCGCGGAGTTCGACGGGCGCGTCGACACGATCGGGCAGTTCGCCGCCAAGGCCAGGGTCGAGGTCGACACCACCCCGTTCCCGATCACATCGGTGCGGCGCGAGGGCAAGAAGCTCGTCCTGATGCTCGGCGCCACCATCCAGAGGAATCAGCGCGTACGGGTCAGCTACGACGGCACCGGCGGCCTGATCGCCGGCGGCGAGACCGTCCCGGAGTTCCAGCGCTCGGCCACCAACAACTCCACGCACCGCCTGACCACCCCGTGGGGCGACAAGCTGGACAAGAAGCACCCGCTGCCCGAATACCCACGCCCCCAGCTGGTCCGCAAGGA from the Paractinoplanes abujensis genome contains:
- a CDS encoding ABC transporter permease, yielding MTTLDVPVRTITGDIDKPRGGALAALVRHSVALARRSLIKTIRTPEALIDVTLQPVIFLLLFTYLFGGALAGGNRGAYLQFLLPGLLAQSLAMGGIALGQNLNADIEKGVFDRFRSLPVSRSAPLVGAVAADIVRYLTVCAVMLGFGYVMGFRVETGFVPAVAAVALAVGFGLCFCWISVWVGMIVRTSGAVQGVMFLLVFPLGFGSNVFVGTDTLPGWLQAFVHVNPITPLVASIRGLLIGGPVAHHLLLTLAWMAGLLIVFVPLALRAYARRA
- a CDS encoding S1 family peptidase, with the translated sequence MRSLSRVVVALVAAVGAGAWGTPAHAIANGEDVADGQYEFAVKLTDIGIPTKDGGKRNSSCSGGLISPRWVLTAGHCFKDENDRRVSRPVADRTVATIGRADLSGTAGFSANVVEVRQHGDADIALARLDRPVTGIPLMRLNRKKPVKGQVVRLVGFGLTDGKAKQTTLRLQTGQFKITSTSKLEMGVIGEAPRDDTSACEHDSGGPYFTGGPTGAPTVIGVVSRGPDCPHTGADTSARVDAVAPWILSVIGADLRAAAAKPSTKPAEAAPAPARRAGSRANEPADEPVSPLLWVAALPIVLLIGALVMWTAKPRKGSHRRR
- a CDS encoding alpha/beta fold hydrolase, yielding MPYVTTNDGVEIFYKDWGSGQPIVFSHGWPLSADDWDAQLLFFVQNGYRVIAHDRRGHGRSTQVSDGHDMDHYADDLAALTAHLDLHDAIHVGHSTGGGEVAHYIARHGESRVARGVLISAVPPLMVQTESNPGGLPKSVFDDLQAQLAANRSEFYRALPSGPFYGFNRDGVESSEAIIENWWRQGMMGGAKAHYDGIVAFSQTDFTEDLKKITVPVLVMHGDDDQIVPYADSAPLSAALLKNGTLKTYAGFPHGMPTTQADTINADLLEWIRS
- a CDS encoding response regulator transcription factor; the protein is MIRVLIADDQTLVRTGFRVILEAEGDITVVAEAGTGTEAVRQAQLAEPDVVLMDIRMPELDGLGATEEILRRPDPPTVVVLTTFDQNEYVYRAVRAGAAGFLLKDAPSSRLIAAVRAATTGDSLIEPSITRRLVERFAAPAAPAGPPPELAALTDRERDVLRAMSRGLSNAEIAAELVVAETTVKTHVARILTKLSLRDRVQAVVLAYESGFVARRGR
- a CDS encoding sensor histidine kinase, which translates into the protein MKAVDWLVAGVLTALGVVLMGYGVTTDDAAFAREVAAGAAVHTLDSHSVWMVPLFAAATVPMLWWRRSVLVVSVIALAVMVLHDLLFGWVTRCGAGLPLAFVLTFLGALSHPRTKAWFVLAVTVLLCYAVLVVDASAGPGTMVLAVPVALLVFGVGRAARHRSALNRELQRRDEELRQLRDERAALVVADDRARLSRQFDGLLQERLDRIGRAAESAGGLEPARSRELLEQIEADSRQTMDDMREAVGLLRGGEADLTPSPTFAHLEALLAADARLTVTGDPRALPATVELSAFRIVESLAGALHGLDVAIRFSDEALQIRVNGAAGRGGKVRAAVTRARERARLLGGSVDVKVARGRVLVVAQLPVLS
- a CDS encoding ATP-binding cassette domain-containing protein; the encoded protein is MSDLVVRAEGLRKRFGRTQALDGVDLAMRRGTVLGVLGPNGAGKTTAVRVLATLLRPDEGYAEVAGIDVLKQPARVRRRIGLTGQYASVDEDLTGTQNLVLIGRLLDLPARDARKRAAELLEWFDLAEAAGRPAKTYSGGMRRRLDLAASLVGHPEVIFLDEPTTGLDPAKREDMWGVVRDQVAQGASVLLTTQYLEEADALADEIVVVNHGRVIAHDNSDGLKRRVGGLTLRVRPADPARVPDALRILDAVAAPGTTASADTAAGARPGAVSVPVKDDLALDVVVPALRQAGVEVVDLGLHLPSLDEVFHSLTEGTPAGSTAKEGELV